From a region of the Triticum aestivum cultivar Chinese Spring chromosome 7D, IWGSC CS RefSeq v2.1, whole genome shotgun sequence genome:
- the LOC123170431 gene encoding RNA pseudouridine synthase 2, chloroplastic → MAAAATAAPPPAVATALSVLLRRGASRSHFLRASRPRCVSSDAVAEPALARRGGHAGTRLEEAVPAAEGRSRVDAWISARLGGGGVSRARVQASIRAGLVAVNGRPVSKVSHTVKGGDKVSCTVSELQPLRAEAEDIPLDIVYEDEHLLVVNKPAHMVVHPAPGNANGTLVNAILHHCKISTFTCLARSPIYDECPESSDDDVDVFDVDQFTIGEVSSEVREAIVRPGIVHRLDKGTSGLLVVAKDEHSHAQLAEQFKLHTISRVYISLTCGVPSPNSARIEVPISRDPNNRTRMVAAPGSGHRYAKHAASRYKVREVFCGGGSALVEWRLETGRTHQIRAHAKYLGNPLLGDETYGGTKSMALSLLRPRTPSKYHGDLSNLVSKIDRPCLHAALLGFKHPHSGEALEFSCPPPDDFTEVLDQLRRVTPTSDGQDSDSAAQV, encoded by the exons ATGGCAGCAGCTgcgacggcggcgccgccgccggcggtcgCCACCGCGCTGTCCGTGCTCCTCCGCCGCGGCGCGAGCCGAAGCCATTTCCTCCGGGCCTCCCGCCCCAGGTGCGTCTCCTCGGACGCGGTCGCGGAGCCTGCGCTGGCGCGGAGGGGAGGCCACGCCGGGACCCGCCTGGAGGAGGCCGTGCCGGCCGCGGAGGGGCGGTCGCGGGTCGACGCGTGGATCTCCGCGCGGCTGGGCGGCGGGGGCGTCAGCCGCGCCCGCGTGCAGGCCAGCATCCGCGCCGGCCTCGTCGCCGTCAACGGCCGCCCCGTCTCCaag GTTTCGCACACGGTGAAGGGAGGGGACAAGGTCAGCTGCACCGTGTCGGAGCTGCAGCCGCTGAGGGCAGAGGCGGAGGACATTCCGCTGGACATTGTTTACGAGGACGAGCATCTTCTCGTCGTGAACAAACCGGCTCATATG GTTGTTCACCCAGCACCAGGGAATGCAAATGGCACCTTAGTCAATGCTATACTTCACCACTGCAAGATTTCAACTTTTACCTGTTTAGCACGCAGTCCAATTTATGATGAGTGCCCTGAATCTTCAGATGATGATGTTGACGTATTTGATGTTGACCAATTTACTATTGGTGAAGTAAGTTCAGAGGTCCGCGAAGCTATTGTGCGCCCTGGTATTGTGCATAGGCTTGATAAGGGCACAAGCGGACTTCTTGTTGTAGCTAAG GATGAGCATTCACATGCTCAATTAGCAGAGCAATTCAAGCTGCATACAATAAGTAGGGTATACATCAGTCTTACTTGTGGTGTACCTAGCCCAAATTCTGCCAGAATTGAAGTTCCTATATCTCGTGATCCTAACAACCGGACACGTATGGTTGCTGCTCCTGGATCAGGCCACAGATATGCAAAGCATGCTGCTAGTAG GTATAAAGTAAGAGAGGTCTTTTGTGGTGGTGGATCTGCACTGGTAGAGTGGAGACTAGAAACAGGGCGCACTCACCAG ATCCGAGCACATGCAAAATATCTAGGGAACCCCTTACTTGGTGATGAAACATATGGAGGTACCAAAAGCATGGCATTGTCACTTTTGAGACCCAGAACTCCTTCAAAATACCATGGCGATCTTTCAAATCTGGTCTCGAAGATAGACAGGCCATGTCTCCATGCTGCATTGCTTGG ATTCAAGCATCCTCATTCAGGAGAGGCACTTGAATTCTCATGTCCCCCTCCAGATGATTTTACTGAGGTACTTGATCAACTACGACGTGTTACACCGACGAGTGATGGCCAAGATAGCGACAGTGCTGCTCAAGTGTGA